A genomic stretch from Maledivibacter sp. includes:
- the mutL gene encoding DNA mismatch repair endonuclease MutL, translated as MIRRIKRLDKSVSNKIAAGEVVERPASVIKELLENSIDANASSIVIEIKDAGKSYIRISDDGKGIDREDINLAFERHATSKIYSDKEIYDIKSLGFRGEALASIASVSNVEIITKTSDDEYGIKAELMNGEIIRSSSIGCTNGTTLVVKDLFYNTPARHKFLKSNATETNYIGTIVNNIALSHPEVSFRYIVNNKNIFTTQGKNDLYSTIYTIYGREIAQNLIEIDYEDEEVRLKGFISNTRATRGNKQLQICFVNGRYVRSRVVLKAIDGAYNTLLPINRFPICFLYLDIPTNKVDVNIHPAKTEIRFRDEKRILNFIVNCLKESLLNSNLIPDVNIGNKSNDKEEKKFQYSEVDKVDIDRVSEQISIDTHTKENIPFVEPKYEENVDINRQDAIQHEGYKETIRENIIKSDAGERSKEEKLGEIFDEIFVNKKQEEVILPRKEEPRSDKKHLLDDIKIIGQLFSTFIICEKGNQMLLIDQHAAHERILYERFMESYLESEMLSQILLEPIVLELNYVDKNRIMGNKNIFARLGYKIEEFGYNTIILREVPILFGAPVAKKFFEEIAENLNDDSKNSYEFKIERIIQMSCKNAIKAADKLGEIEMEKLIDDLKKLENSFTCPHGRPLVFSISKSEIERKFLRT; from the coding sequence ATGATTAGGAGAATAAAAAGGCTCGATAAATCGGTTTCAAATAAAATTGCTGCGGGAGAGGTTGTGGAAAGGCCTGCTTCTGTAATAAAAGAGCTTTTAGAGAACTCGATTGATGCAAATGCATCATCAATAGTTATTGAGATTAAGGATGCTGGGAAATCCTATATAAGAATCTCTGACGATGGCAAGGGAATTGATAGGGAAGATATAAATCTGGCCTTTGAAAGACATGCAACCAGTAAAATTTATAGTGACAAAGAAATATATGATATAAAAAGTTTAGGCTTTAGGGGTGAGGCCCTAGCCAGTATTGCATCGGTGTCCAATGTTGAAATTATCACAAAGACTTCAGATGATGAATACGGAATAAAAGCAGAGCTTATGAACGGGGAAATAATTAGGAGCAGTTCCATTGGTTGCACTAATGGGACAACCCTTGTTGTTAAGGACCTATTTTATAATACCCCCGCAAGACATAAGTTTTTAAAGTCCAATGCTACTGAAACAAATTATATTGGTACTATAGTTAATAATATTGCATTGTCACATCCTGAGGTTTCATTTAGATATATAGTTAATAATAAAAATATATTTACTACTCAAGGAAAGAACGATCTTTATAGTACAATATATACCATATATGGTAGAGAGATTGCTCAAAATTTAATTGAAATTGATTATGAGGATGAAGAAGTAAGGCTTAAAGGATTTATATCAAATACAAGGGCTACACGGGGAAATAAACAATTGCAGATATGCTTTGTAAATGGTAGATATGTTAGAAGCAGAGTTGTTTTAAAGGCCATTGACGGGGCTTATAATACTCTATTGCCTATTAATAGGTTCCCTATTTGCTTTTTATATTTAGATATCCCAACTAATAAAGTAGATGTTAATATTCATCCGGCTAAGACTGAGATAAGATTCAGAGATGAAAAAAGGATATTAAATTTTATTGTAAACTGTCTTAAAGAAAGTTTATTAAATTCAAACCTAATACCCGATGTTAATATTGGAAATAAATCTAATGATAAGGAAGAAAAAAAATTCCAGTATTCAGAGGTTGATAAAGTAGATATTGATAGAGTATCTGAACAAATAAGTATTGATACTCACACAAAGGAAAACATACCCTTTGTTGAGCCAAAATATGAAGAAAATGTGGATATTAATAGACAAGATGCCATTCAGCATGAAGGATACAAGGAAACAATAAGAGAGAATATTATAAAGTCTGATGCAGGGGAAAGAAGTAAAGAAGAGAAATTAGGAGAAATTTTTGACGAAATTTTTGTAAATAAAAAACAAGAAGAAGTCATATTGCCTAGGAAAGAAGAACCCCGTAGTGATAAAAAGCATTTACTAGACGATATAAAGATAATTGGCCAATTGTTTTCAACCTTTATAATTTGTGAGAAAGGTAATCAGATGCTTTTAATTGATCAACATGCAGCCCATGAGCGAATACTATATGAAAGATTTATGGAAAGCTATTTAGAAAGTGAGATGTTGTCCCAGATATTACTTGAGCCCATAGTTCTTGAACTAAACTATGTTGATAAAAATAGAATTATGGGAAATAAAAATATTTTTGCGAGATTGGGATACAAAATAGAAGAATTTGGTTATAATACAATTATATTAAGGGAGGTACCAATTTTATTTGGGGCACCTGTAGCTAAAAAGTTTTTTGAAGAAATAGCTGAAAATTTAAATGATGATTCTAAAAACAGTTATGAATTTAAAATAGAAAGAATAATTCAAATGTCATGTAAAAATGCTATAAAAGCTGCTGATAAACTTGGGGAGATTGAAATGGAAAAACTAATAGATGATCTAAAAAAGCTAGAAAATTCATTTACTTGTCCCCATGGTAGACCATTAGTTTTTTCGATTTCAAAATCAGAAATAGAAAGAAAATTTTTAAGAACTTAA
- the mutS gene encoding DNA mismatch repair protein MutS — protein MAKLTPMMRQYMDIKENYKEHILFFRLGDFYEMFFEDAKLASRELEIALTGRDCGLGEKAPMCGVPFHSADTYIARLVDKGYKVAICEQVEEASQAKGIVKREVVRIITPGTIIDPSMLNEDSNNYIMTFYEDEDGIGIAYGDITTGELKTTEFKDINRKNQVLDEIMKVNPREIVISENFEYQKDEIKKLENLNNIIFTPHYNRAFKIKNAEDMIKKHFNIFSVDSFGLQDRRHSIIVVGALLDYIYETQKVPLKHIDKINMYNHNNFMILDKFTRKNLELTETLRGKEKKGSLLWVIDKTCTSMGTRTLKKWIEEPLINIKKINDRLDSVELLHEDILLRDELRELLKDIYDLERLSSKIVYGTVNARDMMALKNSIRVIPVIKNKLEGKVKGELVNIFDEIDELRDVYSLIDAAIKEDPPLSIKEGNIIKSTFNEKLNELRSAITDGKKWLMDLEGREKENTGIKSLKVGFNKVFGYYIEVTKSNIKNVPDRYIRKQTLANCERYIMDELKEIEDKILGAEEKIVKLEYNIFGEVRNKVLGEINRIIATAKSISRLDVLLGFAQVSYTYRFNKPIVNNSKNVRLENARHPVVERVAGDEIFIPNDTVLDNDENRFYIITGPNMAGKSTYLRQVALNVLLAQIGCFVPADKAEIGVVDRIFTRVGASDDLFQGQSTFMVEMSELSNILNNATENSLIILDEIGRGTSTYDGLSIAWAVVEYVSNSEILGAKTLFATHYHELTELEGKLRGVKNYCISVKEVGDDVIFLRKIIRGGADRSYGIQVAKLAGLPDEVVVRAKKILWELERNDINHREEVNQEIVKEVAMTVENPVKEDVGEQINFFDIDKNEIIAELKGIDIINMSPIDAMNELYRLVQKVRHIQINN, from the coding sequence ATGGCTAAATTGACTCCAATGATGAGACAATATATGGACATAAAGGAGAACTATAAAGAGCATATACTTTTTTTTAGACTTGGAGATTTCTATGAAATGTTTTTTGAAGATGCAAAGCTTGCTTCAAGGGAACTAGAGATCGCCCTCACGGGTAGGGACTGTGGACTAGGTGAAAAAGCCCCCATGTGTGGAGTGCCTTTTCACTCTGCCGATACATATATAGCAAGACTGGTTGATAAAGGTTATAAGGTTGCCATATGCGAACAGGTAGAAGAAGCATCCCAGGCTAAAGGAATCGTTAAAAGAGAAGTTGTGAGGATAATTACTCCGGGAACTATAATTGATCCCAGTATGTTAAATGAAGATTCAAATAACTACATAATGACCTTTTATGAAGATGAAGATGGAATCGGTATTGCATATGGGGATATAACAACGGGGGAGCTTAAGACCACAGAATTTAAGGATATAAATAGAAAGAATCAAGTTTTAGATGAAATCATGAAGGTTAATCCAAGGGAAATAGTAATCAGTGAAAATTTTGAATATCAGAAGGATGAAATCAAAAAATTAGAAAATCTAAATAATATCATTTTTACTCCCCATTACAATAGGGCATTCAAAATTAAGAATGCCGAAGATATGATAAAGAAACATTTTAATATCTTTTCTGTAGATAGCTTTGGTCTTCAGGATAGAAGACACAGTATAATAGTTGTGGGAGCTTTACTAGATTATATTTATGAAACTCAAAAAGTTCCACTGAAGCACATTGATAAAATAAATATGTATAATCATAATAATTTCATGATTTTGGACAAGTTTACAAGAAAAAATCTTGAACTAACTGAGACTTTAAGGGGTAAGGAAAAGAAGGGCTCTCTTCTTTGGGTTATTGATAAAACGTGTACTTCAATGGGGACAAGGACATTAAAAAAGTGGATTGAGGAACCTTTAATCAATATAAAAAAGATAAATGATAGGCTGGATTCTGTTGAGCTTCTTCATGAAGACATATTACTTAGGGATGAATTAAGGGAATTACTAAAGGACATATATGACCTAGAAAGATTATCTTCTAAAATTGTATATGGGACTGTAAATGCTAGGGATATGATGGCATTAAAAAATTCCATTAGAGTCATACCGGTTATAAAAAATAAGCTCGAAGGAAAGGTGAAGGGTGAATTAGTAAATATTTTTGATGAAATTGATGAGTTAAGGGATGTCTATTCACTGATAGATGCTGCAATAAAGGAAGACCCTCCTCTTTCTATAAAGGAAGGAAATATAATAAAGAGTACCTTCAATGAAAAATTGAATGAGCTTAGGAGTGCCATAACAGACGGTAAAAAATGGCTTATGGATTTAGAGGGTAGGGAAAAAGAAAATACGGGCATAAAATCTTTAAAGGTTGGATTTAATAAGGTTTTTGGCTATTATATTGAAGTGACTAAGTCAAATATTAAGAATGTACCCGATAGATATATCAGAAAGCAGACATTAGCAAATTGTGAAAGATATATTATGGATGAGCTGAAGGAAATAGAAGATAAAATACTTGGTGCAGAAGAAAAAATTGTAAAATTAGAGTATAATATATTTGGGGAAGTGAGAAATAAAGTATTAGGAGAAATAAATCGTATAATTGCTACTGCAAAGTCCATTTCTAGATTGGATGTATTGCTTGGATTCGCACAGGTAAGCTATACATATAGATTTAATAAGCCCATAGTAAATAACTCCAAGAACGTTAGACTAGAGAATGCTCGACATCCCGTGGTAGAAAGGGTAGCTGGTGATGAAATCTTTATCCCAAATGATACGGTATTAGATAATGATGAAAATAGATTTTATATCATCACAGGCCCTAATATGGCTGGTAAATCAACTTACTTAAGGCAAGTGGCCCTTAATGTTTTATTAGCACAGATTGGTTGCTTTGTACCTGCTGATAAAGCGGAAATAGGGGTAGTTGATAGAATCTTTACAAGGGTAGGGGCTTCAGACGACCTATTTCAAGGACAAAGTACTTTTATGGTTGAAATGAGTGAGCTTTCCAACATATTAAATAATGCCACTGAAAATAGTTTGATTATCCTAGATGAAATAGGTAGGGGAACAAGTACCTACGATGGCTTAAGTATAGCGTGGGCAGTGGTTGAATATGTAAGTAATTCTGAAATCCTTGGTGCTAAAACATTGTTTGCTACACATTACCATGAATTGACTGAACTCGAAGGAAAGCTAAGGGGAGTAAAAAACTATTGTATTTCTGTAAAGGAAGTAGGAGATGACGTCATCTTTTTAAGAAAAATAATCCGTGGTGGTGCAGACAGGAGTTATGGTATACAGGTGGCAAAGCTTGCTGGGCTTCCAGATGAGGTTGTTGTTAGGGCTAAAAAGATACTTTGGGAACTGGAGAGAAACGACATAAATCACAGGGAAGAAGTTAATCAGGAGATTGTAAAGGAAGTAGCCATGACGGTGGAAAATCCAGTTAAAGAAGACGTTGGAGAACAGATTAATTTTTTTGATATAGATAAAAATGAAATAATAGCTGAATTAAAGGGAATAGATATAATTAATATGAGCCCAATAGATGCTATGAACGAACTTTATAGATTAGTTCAAAAGGTTAGGCATATTCAAATAAATAACTAG
- a CDS encoding LysM peptidoglycan-binding domain-containing protein, whose translation MTKVVIVNKKRFMLSMIFIMVILFFTISSMLALINRVEGYQEPEYIEVVVQSGDTVWDIARELSPKHKDVRRSIYEIGIINDLRSYDIFPGQVIRIPME comes from the coding sequence ATGACTAAGGTTGTTATTGTTAACAAGAAAAGATTTATGTTAAGTATGATATTCATAATGGTTATTTTATTTTTTACAATATCAAGCATGTTAGCTTTGATAAATAGAGTAGAAGGCTACCAGGAGCCTGAGTACATAGAAGTGGTTGTACAAAGTGGAGATACGGTATGGGATATAGCAAGAGAACTTTCTCCAAAGCATAAGGATGTAAGAAGGTCCATATATGAAATAGGTATAATAAATGATCTAAGATCCTATGATATTTTTCCAGGACAGGTTATAAGAATACCTATGGAGTAA
- the lexA gene encoding transcriptional repressor LexA: protein MSLDLTKQQSKILDFIRSEVDSKGYPPSVREICQAVGLKSTSTVHGHLRRLEKKGYIRRDSTKPRAIEVLDSSNDIFPDKKEIAHIPVIGKVTAGEPILAVENVEETFPVPIDFIESGTYFMLKIKGESMIDAGILDSDYVLVKQQPIAENGEIAVALLDDSATVKRFFKEEDYIRLQPENKFMEPIIVDDAKILGIVKGVFRKIQ, encoded by the coding sequence ATGAGTTTAGATTTGACTAAACAACAAAGCAAAATATTAGATTTTATTAGAAGCGAAGTTGATTCTAAGGGGTATCCTCCTTCTGTTAGGGAGATCTGCCAAGCAGTGGGATTAAAATCCACTTCTACTGTTCATGGACATCTAAGAAGGCTTGAAAAAAAAGGTTATATCCGACGTGATTCTACAAAACCAAGAGCAATCGAAGTCTTGGATTCATCTAATGATATATTCCCAGATAAAAAAGAAATTGCACATATACCTGTGATAGGAAAAGTTACTGCTGGTGAACCAATTTTAGCCGTCGAAAATGTAGAAGAGACATTTCCAGTTCCAATTGATTTCATTGAATCTGGTACATATTTTATGCTAAAAATTAAAGGTGAAAGTATGATCGATGCCGGGATATTAGATAGTGATTATGTACTTGTTAAACAACAACCCATCGCAGAAAACGGAGAAATAGCCGTAGCTTTATTAGATGATTCTGCTACTGTAAAAAGATTTTTTAAAGAAGAGGACTATATTAGACTACAACCTGAAAATAAATTTATGGAACCTATAATAGTAGATGATGCAAAAATTCTTGGAATAGTTAAGGGAGTTTTTAGGAAGATACAGTAA
- a CDS encoding MATE family efflux transporter: MKTEINEKDKQKHMILNEGLWKVMFQLSWPAVIAMLLYGLNSVFDAIFVGRFVGEAALAGVSLAYPLSQITLGVGSLIGVGAGSALSIALGADDTDTQEKLMGNVNYLSIVTCIVYMIIAWFLAEPLVKVMGGVGEPLALGKTYFQITVLGSLFWIHGLAGNMVIRAEGKMKSAAVIMGAGLIINIIANYILIVILDMGVAGAAWGTNIGMFAYTVTGLLYFKKDRASFDAHPFKIIRDKQITKSIFSMGIPSFIMTVMTLVQAIVVFNALSRYGTTYDLAFYGAVYRIFTLLLTPIFGLMRALQPVVGINYGANKNDRVISSFKIFALGSVLMMLPFWLVMMFFPQGALGFMFPNKIFDAASIFNFRVFMAILPLLPMVFMSMTFFPAIDNGKPATVMGISRQLIFYIPVMLILPRLYGIKWVYLGSMCIDAIIIIWVFIIVRREFNILRA; encoded by the coding sequence ATGAAAACGGAAATAAATGAAAAAGATAAACAGAAACATATGATCTTAAATGAAGGTTTATGGAAAGTTATGTTCCAGCTTTCATGGCCAGCAGTAATAGCTATGCTTTTATATGGACTCAACTCAGTATTTGATGCTATTTTTGTAGGACGATTTGTGGGAGAAGCAGCGTTAGCGGGGGTTTCCCTAGCATATCCTTTATCACAGATAACCTTAGGGGTAGGTTCTTTAATTGGTGTGGGAGCAGGGTCTGCTTTGAGTATCGCACTAGGAGCAGATGATACAGATACTCAGGAAAAATTGATGGGAAATGTAAATTATTTATCCATAGTAACATGTATTGTTTATATGATTATAGCTTGGTTTTTAGCTGAACCTCTTGTTAAAGTAATGGGAGGTGTTGGCGAGCCCTTAGCTTTAGGCAAAACTTACTTTCAGATAACAGTTTTAGGTTCACTTTTTTGGATACATGGGCTGGCGGGAAATATGGTAATACGTGCGGAAGGAAAAATGAAGTCAGCGGCAGTAATAATGGGGGCCGGGCTTATTATCAATATTATTGCCAATTATATTCTTATTGTTATTCTCGATATGGGAGTAGCAGGAGCAGCTTGGGGGACAAATATAGGAATGTTTGCATACACTGTTACGGGACTCCTTTATTTTAAAAAGGATAGAGCTTCCTTTGATGCTCATCCATTTAAGATAATTAGAGACAAACAGATTACCAAGTCTATTTTTTCAATGGGGATACCATCATTTATAATGACGGTAATGACTTTGGTACAGGCTATTGTTGTATTTAATGCTTTATCTAGATATGGAACAACCTACGATTTAGCCTTTTATGGTGCAGTATATAGGATATTTACTTTATTACTGACACCGATATTTGGGCTTATGAGAGCATTACAGCCCGTTGTAGGTATTAATTATGGGGCAAATAAGAATGATAGGGTTATAAGTAGCTTTAAAATATTTGCCTTAGGTAGTGTTTTAATGATGCTTCCATTTTGGTTAGTTATGATGTTTTTCCCTCAAGGCGCACTTGGGTTTATGTTTCCAAACAAAATATTTGATGCTGCAAGTATATTTAATTTTAGAGTGTTCATGGCGATACTGCCATTGTTACCTATGGTATTCATGTCCATGACTTTCTTCCCTGCAATTGATAATGGAAAACCGGCAACGGTAATGGGGATATCTCGTCAATTAATATTTTATATACCTGTAATGCTTATTTTACCAAGGCTTTATGGAATAAAATGGGTATATTTAGGATCAATGTGTATAGATGCTATCATAATAATTTGGGTATTTATTATAGTTAGGAGAGAGTTTAATATACTGAGAGCATAA
- the miaA gene encoding tRNA (adenosine(37)-N6)-dimethylallyltransferase MiaA: protein MKKPLIIIAGPTAVGKTDISIEVAKKIDGEIVSADSMQIYKYLDIGSAKPTKEEIQGVTHYLIDEIDPRTEFSVSQYRDLAKKYIDKIISKNKIPIVAGGTGLYVNSLIYDMDFSSAKSDNSIRERLTSEYERYGIEYLHSKLKEVDKDTAERIHPNNVRRVIRALEVYYSTGESIKDFSKDLKISEDYDYILIGLNRDREELYERVNKRVDIMVGSGLIDEVKKLVEMGLKVEDISMKGIGYKEVIAYLNGEYDLERAIELIKRNTRRYAKRQLTWFKRYRNMKWFNIDNDSDKEKIINDIIQFVEGNIKFL, encoded by the coding sequence ATGAAGAAGCCTTTGATAATTATTGCTGGACCGACTGCTGTAGGAAAGACCGACATATCCATTGAAGTCGCAAAAAAAATAGATGGAGAAATAGTTTCAGCCGATTCAATGCAGATATATAAATATTTAGATATTGGTAGCGCTAAGCCTACCAAAGAAGAGATACAAGGAGTAACTCATTATTTAATCGATGAAATCGATCCTCGTACAGAATTCTCTGTTTCACAGTATAGGGATTTAGCAAAGAAATATATTGATAAAATAATTTCAAAAAATAAAATTCCTATAGTTGCTGGTGGAACTGGATTATATGTAAATTCATTGATCTATGATATGGATTTTTCAAGTGCCAAATCTGATAACTCCATAAGGGAAAGGCTTACAAGTGAATATGAGAGATACGGTATTGAATACCTACATAGTAAGCTAAAGGAGGTAGATAAGGATACAGCCGAAAGAATACATCCCAATAATGTTAGGAGAGTTATTAGAGCTTTAGAGGTATATTATTCAACGGGTGAAAGTATCAAAGACTTTAGCAAGGATTTAAAGATAAGTGAGGATTATGATTATATACTTATTGGACTGAATAGAGACAGAGAAGAATTATATGAAAGAGTAAATAAACGTGTTGATATTATGGTAGGTAGTGGATTGATTGATGAAGTAAAAAAACTAGTGGAAATGGGATTAAAGGTAGAAGATATTTCTATGAAGGGCATAGGATACAAAGAGGTCATAGCCTATTTAAATGGGGAATATGATTTGGAAAGGGCTATTGAGCTTATAAAAAGAAATACAAGAAGATATGCTAAAAGACAATTGACATGGTTTAAAAGATATAGAAACATGAAATGGTTTAATATTGATAATGATTCAGATAAAGAAAAAATAATTAATGATATTATTCAGTTTGTTGAAGGGAATATTAAGTTTTTATAG
- a CDS encoding YlbF family regulator, which produces MEPMNLAAKLGEAMASSKEYIRLMEAEKNFKKENEARELIKKFKGKQTILNSSQYSYDIDIAELRRELTVLFEQIQKNHVIKELNSALDDFMILKSNLYDKMEDYISIDKEILSLGTKKGCEGCGGCKKI; this is translated from the coding sequence ATGGAACCTATGAATTTAGCAGCTAAATTAGGAGAAGCAATGGCTTCTTCAAAGGAATATATTCGTTTAATGGAAGCAGAAAAAAATTTTAAAAAAGAAAATGAAGCTAGGGAGCTTATAAAGAAATTTAAAGGCAAACAAACTATATTAAATTCATCCCAGTATAGTTATGACATTGATATAGCTGAATTGAGAAGAGAATTAACTGTACTATTTGAACAAATTCAAAAGAATCATGTGATAAAGGAACTGAATTCTGCGTTAGATGATTTTATGATACTAAAGAGCAATCTGTATGACAAAATGGAAGATTATATAAGTATTGATAAAGAGATTCTTTCTTTAGGTACTAAAAAAGGCTGTGAAGGTTGTGGAGGCTGTAAAAAGATATAA
- a CDS encoding methionine gamma-lyase family protein, which produces MKTTKDFLLNMFDLNEEIITLVEETEKEIAEEIENLNEIKSYNQFKVLKAMQDNRLSDTHFNWNTGYGYNDAGRETLEKVYSHVFNTEDAIVRPIIVNGTHALTLCLTGVLRPGDEIISATGKPYDTIEEVIGIRNENKSSLKEFGVGYKQIDFLSTGEVDIEGLVKSISNKTKMVYIQRSTGYGWRKALTIKGIKDIIDRVKAINENIIIMVDNCYGEFLEIQEPTDVGADIMAGSLIKNPGGGLALTGGYIVGKRELIDLISFRMTSPGIGKECGLTFGLTRNMFQGLFIAPEVVTGALKGAILCARVFEKLGYEVCPKPNDERSDIIQAIKLHSPEKVIAFCEGIQSAAPVDSYVTPVPWDMPGYDSPVIMAAGAFVQGSSIELSADAPIKEPYIAYFQGGLTYEHAKFGVLKGLQSMYDKGLLEVSSKPA; this is translated from the coding sequence ATGAAAACAACTAAGGATTTTTTACTAAATATGTTTGATTTGAATGAAGAAATTATAACTCTAGTAGAAGAAACGGAAAAGGAAATAGCTGAGGAAATCGAAAATCTCAATGAAATAAAGTCCTATAATCAGTTTAAAGTATTAAAGGCAATGCAGGATAATAGGCTCAGTGACACTCATTTTAATTGGAATACTGGTTATGGATACAATGATGCTGGTAGAGAGACCTTGGAAAAGGTATATAGTCATGTTTTTAATACTGAAGATGCAATAGTTCGTCCAATCATAGTAAATGGAACCCATGCACTGACTCTATGCTTGACAGGTGTATTAAGACCAGGTGATGAGATCATATCCGCAACGGGAAAGCCCTATGATACTATAGAAGAAGTAATAGGTATTAGAAATGAAAATAAATCCTCATTAAAGGAATTTGGAGTTGGATATAAGCAGATAGATTTTCTTTCCACTGGAGAGGTTGATATAGAAGGCTTAGTAAAAAGTATATCTAACAAAACCAAGATGGTATACATCCAAAGGTCAACTGGATATGGATGGAGGAAAGCCCTTACTATTAAAGGTATAAAGGATATCATAGATAGGGTTAAAGCAATAAATGAAAATATAATAATCATGGTGGATAATTGCTATGGAGAATTTTTAGAAATACAAGAACCAACAGATGTAGGAGCAGATATAATGGCAGGATCGTTGATCAAGAATCCTGGAGGTGGACTAGCCCTTACGGGTGGGTATATTGTTGGGAAAAGAGAGCTAATAGATTTGATCTCTTTTCGCATGACTTCCCCTGGTATAGGAAAAGAATGTGGGCTTACCTTTGGCCTAACAAGAAACATGTTTCAAGGGCTATTTATTGCTCCAGAGGTAGTAACTGGGGCATTGAAGGGTGCTATTCTTTGTGCAAGGGTATTTGAAAAGCTAGGATATGAAGTTTGCCCAAAACCAAATGATGAGAGAAGCGATATAATACAAGCTATAAAGCTTCATTCTCCAGAAAAGGTTATAGCATTTTGCGAAGGAATACAAAGTGCTGCACCAGTAGATTCCTATGTTACGCCGGTTCCTTGGGATATGCCGGGCTATGATAGCCCTGTAATCATGGCGGCAGGAGCCTTCGTACAGGGATCATCAATCGAACTAAGTGCCGATGCTCCCATAAAAGAACCCTATATAGCATATTTTCAAGGCGGGCTTACCTATGAACATGCAAAGTTTGGTGTTTTAAAGGGACTACAGAGTATGTATGACAAGGGATTGTTGGAGGTTAGTTCAAAGCCTGCATAG
- the hfq gene encoding RNA chaperone Hfq: protein MKSSLNLQDVFLNQVRKEHVPITIFLVNGFQIKGMVKGFDSYIIVIESDGKQQMIYKHAISTILPSKPVNFLSNNNQKQ, encoded by the coding sequence ATGAAATCTTCATTAAATCTACAAGATGTTTTTCTAAATCAAGTTAGGAAAGAGCATGTACCGATTACAATATTCCTTGTTAATGGATTCCAAATCAAAGGAATGGTAAAGGGTTTTGATAGTTACATAATAGTAATCGAAAGTGATGGTAAGCAACAGATGATATATAAACATGCTATATCAACCATACTACCTTCAAAGCCGGTAAACTTTTTATCAAATAATAATCAAAAGCAATAG